The nucleotide window CCCGACCGCTGCAAACGACTCCGCCTCGGTCAACGAGGGCGCCTCCGTCGTCATCAATCTCTCGGGCAACGACACGGACCCGGACAACGCCCTCGACCTCTCCTCGATCGTCATCACGAGTGCCCCGGCCAACGGCACCCTGGTCGACAATGGTGATGGCACACTGACCTACACCCACGACGGCTCCGAGACCGTCGGAGACTCCTTCTCGTACACCATCGACGATGTCTCCGGTGCTACCAGCAACGTCGCCAGCGTCACCGTCACGGTGAACCCGCAGAACGACGCGCCCACCGCCGCGAACGACTCCGCCTCCGTCAACGAGGGCGCGTCCGTCGTCATCAACCTCTCCGGCAACGACACCGATCCCGACAACGCCCTGGATCTCTCCTCGATCGTCATCACGAGTGCCCCGGCCAACGGCACCCTGGTCGACAACGGCGATGGCACCCTTACCTACACCCACGATGGATCCGAGACTGTCGGGGACTCCTTCTCCTACACCATCGACGACGCGTCCGGCGCCACCAGTAATGTCGCCAGCGTCACCGTCACAGTGAATCCCCAGAACGATGCGCCCACCGCCGCGAACGACTCCGCCTCGGTCAACGAGGGTGCCAGCGTCACCATCAACCTCACCGGCAATGACACGGACCCGGACAACGCACTCGACCTCTCTTCGATCGTTATCACCAGCGGCCCCGCCAACGGAACCTTGGTCGACAACGGTGATGGCACCCTCACCTACTCCCACGATGGCTCCGAGACCGTCGGCGACTCCTTCTCCTACACCATCGACGACACCTCGGGCGCCACCAGCAACGTCGCCAGCGTCACCCTCACCGTGAACCCGGTGAATGACGCCCCCCTGATCAACGACCAGGTCATGAGCGTTGACGAGAACTCGGCGGTGGGAACGAACTTGGGCACGGTGGCTGCTACAGATCCGGACCTCGGCGACTCCCTGGCCTATGCGGTCACCGGCGGCAACCTGGGGGGCGCTTTCGCCATCGATCCGGCCACGGGCGAACTCTTCGTGGCCGACTCCGCTCCCCTCGATTTCGAGACGAATCCGAGCATCGCCCTGACGGTCGAGGTCGAGGACCTGTCCGGCGAGCGGCGCTCGGCGATCGTCACGGTGAATGTCCTGAACGTGAATGAGGCCGTGACCGTCTCCGGTCCGGCGGGCCTGAGCATGGACTTGAGCGAGAGCCTGGTGTTCTCGTCGGTCAAGGGCACGGCAATCGCGATTGGTGACCCGGATGGGCCGGCGACGCCGCTGGAAGTAACGCTCAGCGCCGGGGGTGGAACGCTCAGCCTGGCAGCTACGGGAGGCCTCACGATGCTGGTCGGCGACGGCCTGAACGATGCCGCGATGACCTTCCGCGGCTCGGTCGCAGACGTCACGACGGCTCTCGACGGCATGAGCTTCGACCCGAGCGGCACGGGAACGGCGACGATCGGCGTCTCGGTCGCCGACCTGGCCGCCGGCGGCACGAGTGCGAGCACCAGCCTCGGCGTCACGGTCGGCGCAGCCCCTACGCCGATGCCCGTCGAGCCGCCCGCGAGCCCGACGTCGACCCCGACGCCCAGCTCGCTGCCGCCCACCCCGACCGAAAACCCCCCGGCGCCGACCAACCCGGGTGCCCTCCCGACCCCGACGCCCGCCAGCCCCGCCCCGATCGCCGAGCAGGTCACGCCCGTTTTGGCGGTGCCCCCCGCGCCGCTAGAGGTCGAAGCCTGGGAGCCACGTTGGGACCAGACTGAGTTCACCGCAGGAGACTTCGCCCACGCGCTGCTGGTCGGCGATACGCAGCAGCAGCCCGAACCTGTCGACCGCGAGGC belongs to bacterium and includes:
- a CDS encoding tandem-95 repeat protein, which produces PTAANDSASVNEGASVVINLSGNDTDPDNALDLSSIVITSAPANGTLVDNGDGTLTYTHDGSETVGDSFSYTIDDVSGATSNVASVTVTVNPQNDAPTAANDSASVNEGASVVINLSGNDTDPDNALDLSSIVITSAPANGTLVDNGDGTLTYTHDGSETVGDSFSYTIDDASGATSNVASVTVTVNPQNDAPTAANDSASVNEGASVTINLTGNDTDPDNALDLSSIVITSGPANGTLVDNGDGTLTYSHDGSETVGDSFSYTIDDTSGATSNVASVTLTVNPVNDAPLINDQVMSVDENSAVGTNLGTVAATDPDLGDSLAYAVTGGNLGGAFAIDPATGELFVADSAPLDFETNPSIALTVEVEDLSGERRSAIVTVNVLNVNEAVTVSGPAGLSMDLSESLVFSSVKGTAIAIGDPDGPATPLEVTLSAGGGTLSLAATGGLTMLVGDGLNDAAMTFRGSVADVTTALDGMSFDPSGTGTATIGVSVADLAAGGTSASTSLGVTVGAAPTPMPVEPPASPTSTPTPSSLPPTPTENPPAPTNPGALPTPTPASPAPIAEQVTPVLAVPPAPLEVEAWEPRWDQTEFTAGDFAHALLVGDTQQQPEPVDREARPQVDLLRASFVHTDFFQSLDQMRRDVLSDAEETGSADRDWLVLAIEGIAMAATTGLLAGVLRASSLLAMAISTVPLWRRADPLMILSLSNEERRDLEATLRRAATNEQDLNAVLDGQAASQEAKGEEAAEDD